From the Amycolatopsis thermoflava N1165 genome, one window contains:
- a CDS encoding response regulator, whose protein sequence is MTEQTGTVLVVDDEPQIVRALRINLTARGYKVVTAHDGAAALRAVADTKPDVVVLDLGLPDIDGTDVITGLRGWTTVPIIVLSARGESPDKVKALDLGADDYVTKPFGMDELLARLRAAMRRSAVPPAEGEALIETESFTLDLLAKKVHRDGVEVHLTKTEWGVLELLVRNRGRLVAQKQLLREVWGPGYENESHYLRVYLAQLRRKLEREPSRPRHLITEPGMGYRFEA, encoded by the coding sequence GTGACCGAGCAGACCGGCACGGTACTGGTGGTCGACGACGAGCCGCAGATCGTGCGCGCGCTGCGGATCAACCTGACCGCGCGCGGGTACAAGGTGGTGACGGCGCACGACGGGGCGGCGGCGCTGCGGGCGGTGGCCGACACGAAGCCGGACGTCGTGGTGCTGGACCTGGGGTTGCCGGACATCGACGGCACGGACGTGATCACCGGGCTACGCGGGTGGACCACGGTGCCGATCATCGTGTTGTCCGCGCGCGGCGAGTCGCCCGACAAGGTCAAGGCGCTCGACCTGGGCGCGGATGATTACGTGACGAAGCCGTTCGGGATGGACGAGCTGCTCGCCAGGCTGCGCGCGGCCATGCGGCGCTCCGCGGTGCCGCCCGCGGAGGGCGAGGCGCTGATCGAGACCGAGTCGTTCACGCTGGACCTGCTGGCGAAGAAGGTGCACCGCGACGGGGTCGAGGTGCACCTGACGAAGACCGAGTGGGGGGTGCTGGAGCTGCTGGTGCGCAACCGCGGCCGGTTGGTGGCGCAGAAGCAGCTGCTGCGGGAGGTGTGGGGTCCGGGGTACGAGAACGAGTCCCACTACCTGCGGGTCTACCTGGCGCAGCTGCGGCGGAAACTGGAGCGGGAGCCGTCCCGGCCGAGGCACCTGATCACCGAGCCCGGGATGGGGTACCGCTTCGAGGCCTGA
- a CDS encoding acylphosphatase, whose protein sequence is MITLRIRKASGRIGDVTGEKDAVRLTAWVGGRVQGVGFRWWTRCRALELGLVGSARNLDDGRVRVLAEGSRDNCQQLLDTLRSTSSPGRVDQVVEHWSPAQGGLDGFVEE, encoded by the coding sequence ATGATCACCCTCCGCATTCGGAAAGCTTCCGGCAGGATAGGGGACGTGACGGGTGAAAAGGACGCCGTCCGGCTCACGGCGTGGGTCGGCGGACGGGTTCAGGGAGTGGGTTTCCGCTGGTGGACCAGGTGCAGGGCGCTGGAGCTCGGCCTGGTCGGCAGTGCGCGCAACCTCGACGACGGGCGTGTTCGGGTATTGGCGGAGGGTAGTCGGGACAACTGTCAGCAGCTACTTGACACCCTTCGCTCAACATCATCACCCGGTCGTGTGGATCAAGTCGTCGAGCACTGGTCGCCGGCGCAGGGCGGGCTGGACGGCTTCGTCGAGGAGTGA